In Centropristis striata isolate RG_2023a ecotype Rhode Island chromosome 8, C.striata_1.0, whole genome shotgun sequence, the genomic window CAGTgcagataagtggttaaggagagtgaatgaatgaatatatacaGCGTCTATTCTGTATTGTCTTCCAGAAAGTGACTGAGTATTACCAGTTTAGGATCCAATACACAGCAAACGGAGCGCAGATGGAGTTTGAGAGGTGGGATTTTTTATCTTGACAGTTACAATAAGTTcatacaacattaaataaaccttttatcaagtcaggaaacaaacaaaagaactaTACAAGGATGAATCAACACTTACACACCAGACAGTAACTTGATTTTCTGTCTaatctgtgtgtgaattttaCGTGTTTGACACCTTTCATTTCTTAAGTTTACATGTTGGAATAATATTCCATACTATCGGAGAGCATGGAACAAAACAAATAGATCTGGCACCTACATCAGATACATATGTCACCCATATCCAGGATATGGGTGAAATATGTGAACCTAAGATGCTATTTATATTACAGTACTATTacattcaatgaaaaaaaaacacatttacacacatttaagCAACACTTGGCTGATGATTTGTGTTCATTCCTCATCCTGCCTCCTTATTTTAcaccagcagcaacaacaacaacaaccaggtGTCGTCGATGTCATGTGGCAACACTAAGAAGGCCAGCATCCTGCTGGTGCGGAAGCTCTACACTCTGATGCAAAACCTGGGGCCTCTGCCAGACAATGTCTATCTCAACATGAAGCTGGCTTACTATGACAAtggtaacacaaacacacacaagcctgCAGTTATCATTACGTTTCTACAAGTGCAGCATGAATTGAATTGagcaaaatattttaaagtggTGTACATAATTAATATTCCAATCACTAGATTTGTTTGTTATAAAACCTAATGTCATGAGCTGCACTGCTTGAGCTCAACGACATGTGCTTCAGTGTTAAGTAGCTGCATAGTAAtgacaggatttaaaatgtaaagccATAGATAGTATTTAAATCATTTGATTTAAACTGTTGTtactagtggtcgaccgatacgggttttttaatgcagatacagattattttgacatcagtcttaaccgatccccgatatgtgctgccgattttttggagccgattcttgaagccgatattgccttttctccctccatatacatgataaaaatgacacaatgataacaaatgttacacaagtctaaatttaaacaaaaaacaaacatttattaacaaaacatagTAACAGTTGGatatcaaacaatgtgtatgttgttctaggcctggaggtggtgcgcctcagatgatccacatatttgatgtgtttttcttttttccggtatcagcagcagctcaccagagaatggcagatgttgcaccgagccttgcctggtgttggctcagtgaaacggGCTAATTGACCGGCGAATGCACGCAcatatcggccgatgccgatacaaggaaaaaacgcaaatatcggcccgatatatatCAGCTGGCCGATATATAGGTCTATCTCTAGTTGTTACAAATATTTCTGAGTCACAtggcttttacttttgaaacatGATTTCAAAACATTTAAGTTTGGACTTTACACTCAGCAGGCCAGACCATGAAGAcatcaatatttgcctcttttCAAGGGATAGTCCggatttttttgaagtggggttgtatagCGTATTTATTCAGTCAGTTTATTACATACAATAGATGGTGTTCTGCACACCCCCAATTTGCAGGAGTAGGCAGGAGTACCAACACGGAACCTTAGCTATGTACTGCTGGGCGGCAGCAAAATGCATTTCAGCCAAGACTAATCTAAAAAAATCCATATGAGTTTAAGTgtactttatatttaaaatatattcactTTACCTCTGTTGGGGACTTGAAGATATATCCATCTTTGCTCTCTTCAaacaaccagactccattgacaaaaacaatcattttacagtgcagaacacaggagttgctggtctacctcTACCTCGATCATGTGACTTTGGTGTATTACAAGGATTGTTCAGATTCACCAACTTAGAATAAACATGTGACTGGACATGCAGTTTTACTTCTTGTTCAGGTTTTGTCTCattgtttgtttctctgtctgtttgtttgttccttttttcAGTCACTCCTCAGGACTACCAGCCGCCAGGCTTTAAGGAGGCCGATGGAGACACCATGGAGTTTGAGAAGGAGCCGGTCAAACTCACCATGGGCGAGGTGGCCACTCCCTTCCATACACTAAAGTTGGATATggcaacagagagacagagactggAGGAGGTGAGTAAAAAGAAACATGAGACAGGGactgaaatattttctttgttttttagatGTGCTCTAATATGTTCAAGCTTATTAACTGTTCCTCCTTCTTCATACTAATCTTCTGAGGTTTGAGTGAGTGAGTTTTTATATTCACTGTCTTTAATGCACAGCTTTTTGGCCTTTGTCTCTTAACCAACAAGGTTCACTGTAGTCAGCACTTCTGGTAGCTGATTTGTGATTGACAGCTTTGCATGTTGGTGCATGTCTGTAGGTGGAGGAGAGTGTCCAAGTGACAGAGAAGTGGGTTCTGAAAATGGAGGAGGAAGGCGTCCTGTCACAGGTCAGCAAAAATTACACTCAGCAAGGCTTAAAACACACGAATACATTATGACCCAAATAGATTTTAGACTGAAGATGTAATGCTTCTCAACAACTAACAAATAAGACAATATTGTTTGGagtatttacttttatttttctttatccacagaaaataaatgtaataataaattcaCCAGGTCAGTTTTTCTTGAAAGAATGTGCTCTACATTATTATCTTTAAGGCTAGTGTCACATTTTGTGTAATAATACAAGATGGTGCAACATTTTGAACAGCCTCTTGATTGACATGtacattttgaaagctgcaaaaacatacaatacataacaaaatgacacaacaggTCATTGTTGTCATCTTATTGACATGTTTTGGTCATGGTGTTCtgataacatgttttaatcttTAGACTCATGTGATCGAAGACGTGGAAAAGCCTGACAACGAGAACACAGACTTGGACAAAACACGTAAATgctccttccttttcacttccAACTGTGTAGATGATAACTTTTCCAGGGTTCAGTTTCACCTTGTTTGTGTTCAAAAATGCAGGAATTAACAGCAGGTGTTTAAGATAAGTTTTTTCATGCCTAAACATGATGTGAAGCTGGTTGATGTAGTAATCTTCGAGTGGAATGTATGAATTGGATGTAAAAGGCTATCATCAGATCTTTAAAAACTGAAGGCCTCACTTGGGGTTGAATACTGTTAAAGTGAAATTCAGCTGTAGAGGTCtaggttttttatttcatattcatcTACCTTGAGTTTTTACTGAGAAATGTAGAATATATTGTTAAAACGTCACAGTTCTCTTAAAAACATCTGAGTTTGCTGTTAAACTTTCATAGATCCTCattgaatgaaaatgtaatgaaaacagGATTCTGGTTATTGGACTTGTGTGACTtgtaaaattatttatatatacatccTCTTTTTTTATGAACTTTTTTATGAAGAGATCCAGATGAGCTGTCAGATTGAGACCTGTGAGGAAGCAGCAGAGGTAGGACTGATATTGACTACACCATACTCAACATAATGCGAGCATAACatatgttaaattattttaatgtaacatttatacattaaaatacactAATACATTCAAATTTAGCTAGATACGTCATTGTTTCCCATCAAGTGGAAATTGGTGGGGAggattgaaaacaaaaaagcaaaagaaaagcTTTACCTAAGCAAAAGCAAATAAATGGGCTCAGAGAAGAAGTGAAATgtatataaaagagaaaaaagaagtggAAGGCCATTATCTATCTGAAATTTTGCGTTAGGGCACACTGGGCATTCATCCCTTCTTTTCAAGACCATTTTGAAGAAAGTCAAATAAAAAGCATTCAAGGtttcaagaaaatgaaaataaagaaaaagaatattTATAGCTGGTTTAACTATTAAAGTATAGGCAAACTCCTTTCAATGCATGGCATCAGATGTCAttttaaataagtatttaaaAATTGTTCAGGGTTTCTCAGCAGAGTGATTGtaggctctgtgtaaacacaaaGCAAAGGGCTGCTTTGAGTGCACTTAATGGTCACTCGCGTTACGGACCATCTGTCCCCTCTCAGATGAACACTCTGGTGAAGAAGACCTCCGACATGGACGTGGGCCTGAAGAGGACCAGGAGTGGACGGATCATCAAGTCCATCACGGTCAGTCAGCCACTTAAAACTCAACAGCATGCAATTGTCGTCTTACACTGTTACAGCTAGATGACCTGAGACCCCTTCAACCTGAAAACATTTATGTTCTCTTTGATTGGGTCTTTTTACTGCGGTAATTGAGGGCATAGGTAAGCAAAATTGAACTAAAAATGTTCATTTGAGCATCTTAGCCGGGATTTTACACACAGCCAATTAAATATGAGCTTACTGAGGTTagcttaaaatat contains:
- the hormad1 gene encoding HORMA domain-containing protein 1 isoform X3 — protein: MACVQQFRTSQDTQLLPNQVLSEQQSLVVMKKLLAIAVSGITYLRGLFPEKAYGSKYVEDQKVMIIKEELCCPGATQIVQWIQGCFEAIQNKYLRTVIMSKVTEYYQFRIQYTANGAQMEFESSNNNNNQVSSMSCGNTKKASILLVRKLYTLMQNLGPLPDNVYLNMKLAYYDNVTPQDYQPPGFKEADGDTMEFEKEPVKLTMGEVATPFHTLKLDMATERQRLEEVEESVQVTEKWVLKMEEEGVLSQTHVIEDVEKPDNENTDLDKTQIQMSCQIETCEEAAEMNTLVKKTSDMDVGLKRTRSGRIIKSITEANLTVNNKNSTAMEDKMVSQYDIQNSQETPSTSAHMKRRKFSEPKERY
- the hormad1 gene encoding HORMA domain-containing protein 1 isoform X4, which encodes MACVQQFRTSQDTQLLPNQVLSEQQSLVVMKKLLAIAVSGITYLRGLFPEKAYGSKYVEDQKVMIIKEELCCPGATQIVQWIQGCFEAIQNKYLRTVIMSKVTEYYQFRIQYTANGAQMEFESNNNNNQVSSMSCGNTKKASILLVRKLYTLMQNLGPLPDNVYLNMKLAYYDNVTPQDYQPPGFKEADGDTMEFEKEPVKLTMGEVATPFHTLKLDMATERQRLEEVEESVQVTEKWVLKMEEEGVLSQTHVIEDVEKPDNENTDLDKTQIQMSCQIETCEEAAEMNTLVKKTSDMDVGLKRTRSGRIIKSITEANLTVNNKNSTAMEDKMVSQYDIQNSQETPSTSAHMKRRKFSEPKERY
- the hormad1 gene encoding HORMA domain-containing protein 1 isoform X1 — protein: MACVQQFRTSQDTQLLPNQVLSEQQSLVVMKKLLAIAVSGITYLRGLFPEKAYGSKYVEDQKVMIIKEELCCPGATQIVQWIQGCFEAIQNKYLRTVIMSIYTDPENPQKVTEYYQFRIQYTANGAQMEFESSNNNNNQVSSMSCGNTKKASILLVRKLYTLMQNLGPLPDNVYLNMKLAYYDNVTPQDYQPPGFKEADGDTMEFEKEPVKLTMGEVATPFHTLKLDMATERQRLEEVEESVQVTEKWVLKMEEEGVLSQTHVIEDVEKPDNENTDLDKTQIQMSCQIETCEEAAEMNTLVKKTSDMDVGLKRTRSGRIIKSITEANLTVNNKNSTAMEDKMVSQYDIQNSQETPSTSAHMKRRKFSEPKERY
- the hormad1 gene encoding HORMA domain-containing protein 1 isoform X2, which codes for MACVQQFRTSQDTQLLPNQVLSEQQSLVVMKKLLAIAVSGITYLRGLFPEKAYGSKYVEDQKVMIIKEELCCPGATQIVQWIQGCFEAIQNKYLRTVIMSIYTDPENPQKVTEYYQFRIQYTANGAQMEFESNNNNNQVSSMSCGNTKKASILLVRKLYTLMQNLGPLPDNVYLNMKLAYYDNVTPQDYQPPGFKEADGDTMEFEKEPVKLTMGEVATPFHTLKLDMATERQRLEEVEESVQVTEKWVLKMEEEGVLSQTHVIEDVEKPDNENTDLDKTQIQMSCQIETCEEAAEMNTLVKKTSDMDVGLKRTRSGRIIKSITEANLTVNNKNSTAMEDKMVSQYDIQNSQETPSTSAHMKRRKFSEPKERY